Below is a genomic region from Deltaproteobacteria bacterium.
GTGGGCCGAGTCGCTCGGCGTCCACGGCGAGGTGCTCCAGGTCCTCGGCAGCAAGGACGCGCCCGTCACCGATCACCTCGAGCCGCCCGCCCCTGCGCCGAGCGCGCCGCCGGTGCCGCTCGCGGCCGGGGAGCCGGCGCCCAAGCCCAGCGGCGGACTCGAGCCGTCGAGCAGCGTGGAGAAGCAGGCCGCCGGCGGTGAAGCGCCCATGAGGCCTCTGGCGTACGTGCTGATGGGGGTGGGCGCCGCGGCGCTGGTCACGGGCGCGGTCTTCGCGACCCAGGTCTCCAGCGCGCACTCCAAGCTCGACCACCCCGAGCTCGACGCCAATGGCCACGTCGTCGGCATCACCCAGAAGGACGCGCAGTCGCTGGTGGACCAGTCCAAGTCGCAGGCGGCCATCGCCAACATCTGCCTCATCTCCGGCGGCGTGCTCGCTGCGGGCGGCGGCGCCGTCTACGTGTACGGCATGCTCAATCCCTCGAGCCCGGGCAGCGGCGGCGGGGTGGGCGTGGGAGGCCGGTGGTGAGCATCGCGATCTCGAGTCGGGGGTTCTCCATGAAGACAGCTGCTCCGTGGCTCTTGGGCGTTTCGCTCGCGCTGGCTGGTTGTGGTGGTGCGACGCTTCCCAACCAGCCCTTCGCGTGCACCGCCAACGCCGACTGCGCGGCAGGCTTCATCTGCCAGCAGGGCGTGTGCGTGTCCGCGGCCATCGCGGCCGGCTCCACCAACGCAGCCAGCGGCAGCGGCGCGAGCTCCAGCGGGAGCACGACCACGAGCACGACCGAAGGCGCGTCGAGCAGCGGCAGCAGCACCAGCGCGTCGACGACGAGCACCACATCGAGCAGCAGCACCAGCGCCACCGCGTCCTCGTCGTCGGGCAGCAGCAGCACCGCGAGCACGTCGAGCAGCGGGAGCGGCAGTGGCAGCACGGGCGTCGCGTCCACCGGCTCGTCGAGCAGCACCACCTCGACGACCAGCAGCGGCTCGTCCAGCGCCACCAGCAGCACCGGGAGCTCCTCGAGCTCTTCGTCGACCACGTCCACATCGAGCACCGGCTCCACGGGCTCGAGCGGCTCCAGCGGGAGCACCGGCAGCACCTGCGGCAGCGGCGAGGGCACGCTCACCGCGGACGTCTACCTCGAGGTGGGCAGCGGCGACGACTACCAGGCGGTGGTGGCCGTGGCGGGCGGCACGCCGGTGATGCGCATGCACGCCGCGACCCCCTTCATCTGGAACGAGGAGCAGGGCAAGACCTGGTACACGTTGAACAACACCATCAGCCAGGGGTCAGGCACCACCCAGAGCTACTCGCTCTGCGTGCCGGCCGGGGACTACACCCTGCAGTTCTGGGACGTGTGCGGCGGCGGCGGGTCGTGCAGCTCCGGCTTCGGCTTCAACGCCGGCACGCCGCCGGCCACCGCCTACGGCTCCGGCTGGGAGGTCGGCGACCCGTCGCGCGTGGTGAGCGTGACGGTGGGACAGGAGACGCGGGTGCGGCTGAACCAGACCAAGACCAACGTCCCCACCTGGGACAACTTCTATGGGACCTACGCGACCTGGTCGTACGGCGACTGCAGCGGCGGCCAGAGCTGCCCGGGTTTCGCCACTTGCTACCAGGGCACCTGCGTGGACACGGGCTACGACTTTCACAACTGCGGCACGGGGGGCAGCGCCTGCACCGGCGGCACCGCCTGCTGCGCAGGCGTGTGCAGCGACGAGTCCTCGGACAACAACAACTGCGACGGCTGCGGCGTGGTCTGCGGCCCGGGCACCACCTGCACCAGCGGCGTATGCACGCCCAACGATGGCACCTGCGGCGTCCTCACCGCCGAGGTGGGCACCGACTCACCCGCCGACCCCACCAACTACCAGGGCATCTTCGCCGTCGCGAACGGCACCCCCGACGAGAACACCGGCCCCGGCGTGTACTGGAACGTGGAGAAGAACAAGACTTGGTACACGTTGGCCTCGCAGATCTTTACCGACCCGTACCTGCGCTACGTGTACTCGGCGTGCGTCCCGCCGGGGAGGTACACCCTGCAGATGTGGAACGACGGCTGCGTGAACAACCAGGGCGGCTGCGGCACCTTCGACAACGGCATCCCGCCCAACCCGGTGTACGTCTGGGAGATCGGCGACGCCACCCTGAGCCTCCCCGTCACCACGGGCAGCGTCACGGCGGTGAACGTGATCAACTCGCTGAAGCACGTGCCCACCTACGACAACTTCTACGGCGCGTACGCGCTCTGGAGCTATGGCGGCTGCGGCACCTACTGCCCGCCCAGCGGCGGTTGCTCGTCGGAGACCTGCGCACTGGGCACCACTTGCCTCCAGGGCGCCTGCCACGACACCACGCACGACATCCTCGCCTGCGGTACTGCCGGCAGCGCTTGCCCCACTGGCCAGCTCTGCTGCAGCAGCACATGCACCGACAACGGCAGCGACGACAACAACTGCGGCGAGTGCGGCATCGTCTGCACGGGCGGGCAGCACTGCGTCACTGGACAGTGCCAGTGATCGTAGAACGGGCCGCGTCGGATCAGCGCTAGGATACGGACGTGCAAAACGCGGGAGCCCTCTCGATCAGCGACGCGTTCGCGGGCCCGCGGCAGCTGGGCCGCTACACGCTCCTCGTGAAGCTCGCCACCGGCGGCATGGCCGACATCTTCCTGGCCAAGCAGCGCGGCGCGCAGGGCTTCGAGAAGCTGGTGGTGGTGAAGCGGATCCTGCCCAACTACGCCGCGGATCCCGAGTTCGTGGGCATGTTCCTCGACGAGGGGCGGCTGGCGGCGCACCTCACCCACCCGAACATCGTCCAGACGTTCGACCTCGGCGAGGACGCCGGCAGCTACTTCATCGCCATGGAGTACGTGGCCGGCGAGAGCCTGGTGGCCATGGCGCGCGCGGCCCGGCTCAAGGGCAAGCTCATCGACGACCGTTTCTCGGCGCGGCTCATCTCGCAAGCCGCCGTGGCGCTGGATCACGCGCACCGCCAGACGGATGTGATGGGCAGCCCACTGAACATCGTCCACCGCGACGTCTCGCCGCAGAACCTGCTCGTCACCTACGACGGCCAGCTCAAGGTCGTCGACTTCGGCATCGCCAAGGCGGCGAACCGCGCCACCCAGACCGGCGACGGCCAGGTGAAGGGGAAGATCACGTACATGGCGCCGGAGCAGCTCCGCGGCGACCAGGAGGTGACCGGCCAGGCCGACATCTTCGCGCTCGGCGTGGTGCTCTTCGAGCTCGTCACCGGCACGCGGCTGGTGGAGGGCGGCGACCAGGCGCGGGCCATCTCGCTCATCGGTGGCAACGCGCCCATGCCGCTGCCCTCGGAGCGGCGGCCCGATCTCGACGCAGAGCTCGACCGGATCATCGGCCGGGCCATGAAGAAGGATCTCGGCGAGCGCTACAAGACCGCGGGCGAGCTTCACGCCGACCTCGAGGCCTGGCTGGGCACGCACCAGGTGACGGCCGCGGAGATCTCCGCGTTCGTGCGCGAGCTCTTCTCCGACAAGATCGCCAAGCGCAAGGAGATCATCGAGAAGGCGCTGAAGGGCGAGTTCGAGGCCAAGGGCGAGGTGGGCGTCGCGGAGGCCAAGAGCGGCGGCTCCATGCCCGACGGCACCGCCTACGTGCACGAGCCCTTCGCGGCCATCCAGCGTCAGCAGCGCATGAAGGTGCTGGCCGGCATCGGCGGCGGCGCGGCGCTGCTCATCGGCGTCGGCGTCTTCGCGTTCGGCCACCATGGCTCGGAGCCCGACCCGCAGCGAAAGCCGCCCATGGTGGCGACGCCCGCTCTCGCTCCCGCTCCCAAGCCGGCGGAACCCACGCCCGCGCCGCCAGCACCTGCGCCGACGCCGACGCCAACGCCGGTCGCTGCGACTCCCAAGCTCACTTCGACGCCCGCGCCCGCTCCGACACCAACGCCCGCTCCGACGCCGACGCCCATCGCCGTGGCGCCGAAGCCTGCGCACGTCTTCCGTGCGCGGCCGGGGAAGCTCTCCATCGACACCACGCCGTGGACCGAGGTCTTCTGGCGCGGCAAGAGCCTGGGCCAGACGCCGCTCATCGGCGTGGACTTGCCGCCCGGCTCGCAGCGCCTGGTGCTCAAGAACCCGGGCGAGAAGATCGAGCAGACCGTCGAGGTCGAGATCAAGAGCGACCAGACGACCGCCAAGCGGCTGCGGCTCCAGTAGCCGTTAACCGATCAGTTTCAAACCCGCAGGCAAGCTCTCGCCCAAGACGATGCCGCCGAGTTCGTGCCACGCGCACGTCACGTGCTCGAGCGCGTGGCGGACGAGCAACTCGCCACGCCCAAGGCTCTCGTCTCGCGCGGGAGGAACTGGAGCGCACTCTGGGCGGCCCTCGGCCCTCTTCGCCGGAGTCCCGATGGTGCTCCGGTTCGGCCTGCGAAAGCGCGCGGCTCGTCGCGAACGCGACATCGCTCGCATATTGAGTCACGAGGCACGCGGCGGTCGCTTCACTCGCCGACCACATCGACGGGTTCAACAACCCAGCCCGGAGACACTCGCATGTCGATTACGCGAGCTCACTCGAGTGTGAATTGAGAGAACCGGTCGCTGCACAAGCTGCATAATCAAACGGTCACAAAATCGGGGCAGGATCAGGCGAAGACACGTTGACTTCTGTCTCCGCCCCTGCAGACGATCGCAAGAAGAATGGGAGGACTCCGCAACCATGCGACAGGTTTCGTTCGGGGGTACGGTCCCGAGTCTTGTCTTGTTGACCTTGGCGGGGTGCGTCGTCCAGCCGCCACACTGCACGCAGGATTCTGACTGTCGCGCGGGCGCCTCTTGCGACACGCAGCACTTTAGTCCAGGGGTCTGCTTCGAGCGCAGCTCAAGTTCGGCATCTTCTGGACCAAGTACGATTGGTTCGTCGAGTGCTATTGGCGCTTCGTCGAGCGGGAGCAGCGGAGGACCGAGCGACAGCAGCGCAATCGGAACGAGTTCGTCGAGTTCCAGTGGAAGCTCCTATTCCACGAGCGCCTCAGGAACGACAACTGCAACTTCAACCGAAACGGCAGCATCGAGTGGCGCAGTCAGCTCGAACAGCAGCATGGGTGGCACAGGCGGATCGACAAGCGTGGCCAGCGTGAGCGTGGGATCAAGTGCCGGCGCCAGCAGTGGAACCAGCGGTTCGGGAAGCGCAGTTTCGAGTGGCTCCACAGGCGCTGGGCCTCCTGTGATCTCGATGTTCACGGCAACCCCGAATGCAATCACCGCGGGCGATTCCAGTCTGCTGTCCTGGACCGTAGCTGGCGCGACGCAGGTCACTCTTGACCCTGGCTCGATTGCGGTTGCTGGCTCGTCTTATTCCGTCTCGCCAAGCATCACGACCACGTACGTGCTGACTGCATCCAACAATTCAGGCACGGTCAGTTCGAGTGTCGTCATGACGGTCTATCCTGTAGACAACGTCACAGTTTATCCCTCAATTGCAAGTATGAATACCGAAGGTGTTCGGGACTTTGTGGCCAACTCGTCTGGTGGGGTCACGTGGTCCGTCGATGAGGCGCCCAATGGCGGTGCGATCGACGCGACTGGGTACTACACTGCACCTTCGGAGGCTGGCGTCTTTCATGTAAGAGCAACCAGCAGCGTCAACCCCCTGGTGAGCAAGACTGCAGTCGTAAGTGTTTATTTCTCGGATGCCGGGACTCTAGACTACGAGTTCGGTTACGAAGGTACAGTCTCAATTCGTGGCCCCGATGACGCGGGCTTCATCGCTTCATCTGTACTGGTCGATCCCAACCATTTACTCCTCATCGTCGGAAGCGCCCCCGGAAGTCAACAAGGCCTTGCTGTGCGCTTCTTCCTCGACGGCGGGTTGGACTCGACGTTTGGAGCGCCAGCAACGCCCGGCTACGCACTACTGGGGTCCGGTACGCCCGTTCGACCGGCTCCATTGGGATTTGGCTACGCCGTACCCATGAAACCCAGCAGCGGCAAGGCCTACATGTACGACCAAATTTCAATATTTGGTTCTGTCAACCGAATAGATCTTTCGTCGGTCTTGCCAACGCAGGGAGTGTTTACTGATAGCGCACCCGGAAGCCAAGGGTATGGGAGCGTATTCATCTCAGGATACGGCGGTAATGCCTATGTCGCGAGCGTTCAACTAGACGGAGGCTTAAATCGCCAATTCGGCGACGGAGGCATTGTTTCAATCTCCGTCAATTCGCCCGTCTATATAGCGCCGCGGTCGGACTGGGGAGTTGTGGCAGGAACCGCGTTCGGATCTTGGTACGACTGGCAGATTTCGCCAGGTGGAGCGACCTCGTCGCTTGCACCGGTTTTCGTCCAGCCGAACGCGTATGCGGGGCCATTGACAAGCTTCATGGGCGGCCGATTCGTATTCTCGGCACTCCAAGGGTCTGGCACCCAAGCTTCGTCCGTTCTGGGGATGCTTTCCCCAGATGGTGGTTTAGACCCGTCCTTTGGTGATGGAGGCTTACTAGCTTTACCGGACATGCCCAAGTCTGCTCCAATCTCGCTGTTTACGGACGACCGCGGCGAAATCGAATCCGCGTGGTCTTCCAGCGGGTGCGCGGTCGCGCAATACCTCGCGGACGGCCAACCCGATCCGGCATTCGGGGGCGGGACGGTGGTTATGGAAAGTCTGCCCGGAGAGGTTCTGACGACGTGCGGAGGACTCGTGCAGGGCAAATTGGGTGAAACGTTGGGCGTTGCGAATTGCGCCGACGGGTCGGCTATCTTGTTCGCGATTTGGCACTAACAGTTAACGCTAGCCTACAAGAATGGAACCGCAGGGGACCCTAGGGGCCCTCAGCCAAGAAGCCTAAGACCCGCAGGCAGGCTCTCGCCGAACACGCGCGCCTCCTCGGCTTGCTCGAGCTGCACGCCCTCGCGCACCGCATGCAGCCATGGCTCGGGCGACTTCGCCAATTCGAGTCGCTTCGCCACGCGCTCGCGCAGCTCCGGTGCGAGGTCGCG
It encodes:
- a CDS encoding serine/threonine protein kinase is translated as MQNAGALSISDAFAGPRQLGRYTLLVKLATGGMADIFLAKQRGAQGFEKLVVVKRILPNYAADPEFVGMFLDEGRLAAHLTHPNIVQTFDLGEDAGSYFIAMEYVAGESLVAMARAARLKGKLIDDRFSARLISQAAVALDHAHRQTDVMGSPLNIVHRDVSPQNLLVTYDGQLKVVDFGIAKAANRATQTGDGQVKGKITYMAPEQLRGDQEVTGQADIFALGVVLFELVTGTRLVEGGDQARAISLIGGNAPMPLPSERRPDLDAELDRIIGRAMKKDLGERYKTAGELHADLEAWLGTHQVTAAEISAFVRELFSDKIAKRKEIIEKALKGEFEAKGEVGVAEAKSGGSMPDGTAYVHEPFAAIQRQQRMKVLAGIGGGAALLIGVGVFAFGHHGSEPDPQRKPPMVATPALAPAPKPAEPTPAPPAPAPTPTPTPVAATPKLTSTPAPAPTPTPAPTPTPIAVAPKPAHVFRARPGKLSIDTTPWTEVFWRGKSLGQTPLIGVDLPPGSQRLVLKNPGEKIEQTVEVEIKSDQTTAKRLRLQ